One Argentina anserina chromosome 6, drPotAnse1.1, whole genome shotgun sequence genomic window, TTTTTGTGTAAAACCATTACAAGTGAAAGTGAGTAAATTAGGACAATATCGAATAAACGGATAAACTGCACTTGTTCATGTTTCATGTTTAACAATTAATTTAGATGGGTCATAACTTCTCTCCCGTCAGATTTCAAGATATAATAAGACTATTGGGTATCGCCTAAATATGTAGTTCGagcagtgttctaaatatcggatatatcggcgatatttagaaaacgatacgatatcgCCATATCGGTTGACTATAtcggtcaacggtcaaatatcggtcaaactccgatatatcggtcaaactttgaatttttttattattttctcaatttttgtttaattttttaattttttattttcctctttttttttttgaaaaacttattttttttttcattttttcatatatatttttactttatatatattttaaatatatatgatgaatttcaagtctaaataattattcttaaatgcctatttttattattagatgtcgttcgtgtactttaattgtcattaaatcaagtatttattttctttagtttacttagtaccgtttttttagtttatttaatacatattgaagtataattttataaattttattgaaaataagcaaatccgataaaaccgatatatctatgataaaaccgatatctctctcgatatatcgttttacctctcgaccgatacgatactaaaaacgatatttagaccattgagtTCGAGCCTTCAGCAGGCACCCAATTACAAGTTGTCGGGGGTCGGGGGTCTTCCAGCTAGTCAAAGAGCTAAGCTGAAACAAACTCTCCATTAAAGGTTTTGCTTTGGTTAATGACACCACAAAGCAAAACAAACTCTGATGTATCCAAAAGAACAAAGATGTCACCAAAAACAAGaccaaaaaaattcaaaaattttgattttcacCCACCGCCTCAGCAGTTAGCTAAAGAGGCTAATTCGGTGGTATCGTTCACAGGGACCCTAGATCCATTCATTCCCTTCTTCCCCCAAATTTTCAAGTTTCATAGTGTGTTTTCGAACCCTAGAGATCCCATCTCTCCCTCTCGCTCAGTTCAAGCTCAAAGGTACCACGTAATTTCCAACCCTTTCTGAAGCTTGGGGGTTCACAATTGTACGACACTGGAACTCTAATTTGTTAACGTTGTTGTTAGGATGGGTGAAATCAGAGACAACGATGGGTACGAGGAAGAGCTCGTCGACTACGAGGAGGAAGACCAAAACGCCCCCAACTCCCTCTCCGCCAAACCCAACGGCGAGTCCGCCAAAAAGTTAGTTTCTTCTGGCTTATTGACTATGAAGTTGTTTTTAACGTTATAGGAATTTGTAACCTAGTGTCTCTTTAAAACTTAGAACCCAACAACGTTGTTGAGTACTTGAGTTCGTCTGCATGGTGCTTTTATGATGCTTTGTAAAGAGAGGGGCCGCAGAGATTAGTTTGAAAACAGTTATGATGTAATGTCATTGAGTATCATCAGCAAAATGAACTCATGTTTGAAGTTTAATGATGACTAATCAAGTCTTGGCGGAGTTAAGGAACTTCTGTTCTTACTTtactcttttcttttgtgtgTGAATCCTAGGAATGAGTTAAGGTACTACGCAACCATGCTTTTTATGGTCACCTGTATCTTTGTTGCTTGTGCCTGATAATTGCCTAGAGGGAAAAATGTACTTGTATTTGGGGCCCCAAGAACATAAATTTAGGTATTTAAATGTTGTGATGCcatgtattttcttttctctgttAATTGGGACCATATATCTTATTTTCTAATATGCTGTATGAATTGCTATAGGGGTTATGTCGGCATCCATAGTTCGGGATTCAGAGACTTCCTGTTGAAACCAGAGCTGCTTCGGGCAATTGTGGATTCTGGATTCGAGCATCCATCTGAAGGCAAAGTTTCAGTCACTCTTTCACTATATATTTGTTGTTAAACTTTAATTAGGTGTCAAGAACCCGTAGACTTATTTATCTGTTCTGAAAGAACGTGCTGCACTTATTGTGTTTTATGCACTCATTATAGGAATTCTGTGCTAGGCAAGTCCAGTTTCCTCGAAATTTGTATTATATGCAGAGGCGTGCTTCATTTTGTGAATTCAGCTAGCTCAGTTCAATATAGTCATCTTATCAAATTTTTGGACATGCTCTATCTTTTTAAAAATGTGGAATGTGTTATTTGATTTCCTTAAATGATGTGCTCTTTGTACACTAGGATTTATAGTACTTATAGTATGGATTTCATGTGTTCTCATTTACCAATTGATTTCTATTGGAGCAATGTATTTGATGGTGATAATTAGGCGGGACTTGGAATATGAAAAAGTTGTGATTTCCATTGTGATAAAGTCTATTCTTTCtatcttgttttctttcttctgaaTCTGCTGTTTACATTTCTCCAGGTAATAATTAATTCAATATTCATCATTTCGGCAAGAAAACTGGTTTGGTACACCTTTCCCTAAAAAGGATCTGGAAGACATTTATACTTACCGCGGTTTCGTCCGGTTCGATTTTCTTTGCTTCATCAGTTCAACATGAGTGCATCCCTCAAGCTATTTTAGGAATGGATGTTCTTTGCCAAGCGAAATCTGGGATGGGCAAAACTGCAGTTTTTGTTCTGTCAACTCTTCAGCAAATAGATCCAGTTCCTGGTCAAGTCGCCGCTCTTATTCTTTGCCACACGAGAGAATTGGCATATCAGGTATGTCTTATGTTTTCATTATTGATGTGACCAAAACGATCGCACAATTTAAACCCTCGTTGTAGTAATCAGTCATAGTATAAATGTATAATGGAAGTGGGATCGTTAAACGCTAGGGATTTGAGGGACACTTTGATCTCACGTCAAAcctacaaaacaaaatcaatgatGTAAACGTTATGTGTACAAGATGAAATaaacaataaacaaagtaaCAATGGGGAGATTTGTGTGTAACGTAgcaataaagaaaaataaataaatttctgATGATAGATGGAATGGATGAGCTAGGAACTACACCAATTCACCACCGCTTATACTCCACGCTTGTTCAACCCTAGAAAACACCTAACAGTTTTGTGACTGACAACAAACAAGAACAACCATGAAACACATTGAAATTGTTCTTATTACTTCTCTGAAATTATTTAACGTCGTGAAACACACTTTTTGTTAAAAACATTCTCTAACATGTTTACTAGCTTTGAAACGCAGTAGTCTAGTAACTCAAGCAGAAATCATTAAGATCTATGAAAGTTTGTTCGTTGATTAAAGTCTCTATCCAAATCAATAAGCATCCCTTGATTTACCTCCGCGAGTGAAGTAGTCACTACTCACTACTTGATGAGAGAAAGAAATGCAATGATTAGGTGAAGTACCTCCTAACCTATAGCTGCAAATACATGCTGAAAATCTAAGTTGTACACCAAAGGCTCAAAACATGTAAGAGTTATCAATAGCACAAATCAAGACACACAATCACATAAAAAATTAAGAATTAACTAAGAAAACATGAACTTGAGTCTTGCATAAACGGGGCTACAAGGGCAGCCCCTAACTAAGAGAGTTAGTTACACATAGTCTTGGAAAACATAGCAATTGTGATATGCataatcaaatacaaaagactAAAGACTGAGAAGAAACTATGTGAAGATGGTGAATGATGATTCTTGGCAGCTTCCTCTCTCCTTGCTTCATAATCTTGACCAAGAGAATAGCCAGAAAAAAGTTTGGCCAAAAGAGAAGCTGCCCCTTGATAGGTTTACCCAATCTTATATATTAGCCTTCCTCCTTTTCTTCTGATGTAATTAGGGTTAAGAAACCCTAACAATTCGTCCATGGGCTTTCTGGAGTGGTCCGGCCCTTAAAATAGAGCTTTGATCCACAATGTGTAACACGCAGACCGACCTCCGCTTACTAAATCGATCATAACTTCCTCCAGGGAATTGATATTGCTGCGATTCCAACGGCTCTGGAAAGTAGATTTATAGGGTTTTTCATCGATATATTACTCATATTTTCCTCCATATAGATTGCCCGCTATGGtccgtcgaagttgactgttcTGCAAAGGCAGAATCCTGATTTCGGGTTTTATTGCTCCTTTTGCTTCTTTAAACACATATTCCTCTTATTTTGCTCCAATGTACTTAAAAACAGTAAACTAAGTTAAAATGGACATTATTAAGAGAATAACTAAACTAAATGAGAGATGTAAATTATGATAGTGCATTATGCAGGCATCGTGTGTGTCTGAGAATGTGCTTGTCATGGGCGTGTGGATGTGTCATATCTATTAGATATATAGTTGGGAATTTTTCTGCTTGTATGATCCTATTCAGTTACAATTCTCTAACCAGAACTAGTCTTTGTTACAGATTTGTCATGAATTTCAGAGGTTCAGTACTTACTTGCCCGACTTAAAAGCTGCAGTATTCTATGGAGGTGTAAATATGAAGGTTCACAGAGATTTGCTGAAGAATGAATGACCTCATATTGTTGTGGGGACACCTGGGAGAGTATTGGCTCTGGCAAGAGACAAAGACCTTGGATTAAAGAATGTGAGGCATTTTATTCTTGACGAATGCGACAAGATGCTGGAATCACTTGGTAAGTTTTATATTTGACTTAGTTAATGGGGATTTCCGACGCAATTTCATAGGAAATTTTCTTTGGGTGTTatgtttcatatattttttgtgtTCTGTCTTTTACAGATATGAGAAGAGATTTGCAGGAGATCTTCAAGTTGACTCCTCATGACAAGTAAGTGATGATGTTTTCAGCAACGCTAAGCAAGGAAATCCGCCCTGTCTGCAAGAAATTTATGCAAGATGTAGGATTTTCTTATAACTTGACATGAGTCTGGGAACCATCAGTTCCTTCGTATGCAGCATTAAAATTTATAAGATTCTGTATattatgtaaatatatattgcaTGGGACATATTTCGTCAGTGATGGGAGTTGTGTGGTACTGTGGTTAATGGTTTCTTTGCTCACTTCTAGACTGTTACCGGCATCTGTGATTCTGATTCATTTCATgtttatgtttgttttttcagcCCATGGAAATTTATGTAGATGATGAAGCCAAGTTGACTCTACATGGTCTCGTACAGGTACAATCGACCTCTGATTGATGAGCCTTTAGTTTGTTACTTGTTTATTGATTGCTTACTCCCTTCTCTCTGTCTCTAGCATTACATCAAATTAAGTGAATCTGAGAAGAACCGGAAGCTGACTGACCTTCTTGATGCATTGGATTTCAATCAAGTTGTTATTTTTGTAAAGAGTGTTAACAGAGCAGCTGAGTTGAACAAGTTACTTGCGGACTGTAATTTCCTCTCTATCTGCATTCATTCTGGAATGACCCAGGAAGAAAGGTATACTCtctattattttttatgatgatCTAGTGAGTAAAGTGTCAATGTATATATTACTGTAGTATGCATTTTATAAGCTAAGGTACTGTCTGTTTGCGCAACTGGTGTGATGGTTTTGATTGTATTTGCCCATTCTGAGATTCTCTGATCAAATATTTCGAGCATTGTCCATCAATTATGTTTTAGTTTGTTACTACAGATAGTACCTCTCAGGTATAAGATACTTATTACTTTTGCTGTATGTTCATTGATCTtgtagttttgatttttgcaACTGTAGCATTAATAGCATATAGTtctaaaggaaaaaaaaattgtgatcCTGTTTCAGTCTAGTTCAAAAGGAAACATATGTGTTCCTGTTTTACCACTTGTGCCTGCAATTAGCAATAATAATTCTGGCAATCAATCTTTTTCAATTCCGAAATCGGTAACCAATTAGGCCTCTATCTCCCGGTAAGAGTTTTTAAGAGTCTCTTAGAAGCAATGCTTATCTCCAAAAATATTTTAGGAGTGATGTAGCTTTCAAGGATTTTCTGTATAGCTGTAATGGAAATGCGATGAGTGTCTTTTTCCCAACTTTTCACCCCTACATGTGATCTTTTTGCTCACTTTTGATGTGGGCTATATATCTGCTCTTCCAAATGGAAAAATTGTGATGGTATTGTATATTCCAGGTTCAGCTATTATGTTTTAGATATGCATAAATTTTGGTTGAGTGAGCTACCACTCCGCAAGTGGGAGGAATTTAGGTATGGCCCCTCCCAAGGGATGTTGCTTACTAAGCTGGGGTTTGAACCAGGGCCCTGTTATTAGCAGGATAAGTGTACTGGTTCAGCTATTTAAACTGCCAAATAATCCCAGGAGAAATGGTTATATTGCATGGACATGAAAATTGATTTCATCCCCAGTTTTTTTGCTGAAGTTAAAACTGTTGTCATACGGTTGTCAGGTTGTGTGCCATCTTATGTGTTAGTAATCCAGTACATGTTAGAATAATTAGTAATTGAGTATCCTGGTTCTACCTTGTTGCGAGCTGCAGGTGAAATTGTAGCTAAGAGGCTAGAACCCTAGATATTTATTTGTCGAAATTGATTTGCCGAATTTCTTTTTATGTTATTTCTTTTCTATACTCAAAATCATATTCTTCACTTGGGATTTCCATTTCTTTTGTGTGTATTGTTACTGCATTAAAAGATCCTTTGTTTTCCTATTTTGTCTTCTATGGCGCACTATAATTTGTATTATCTTCAATGTTTTTATTTGCCATATAGTTTATTCTGTGTTTTGCTGTGCTCACTTATTGTGTATAGAACAATTTATATGATCTTCGTTTCTACATTTACATGCAAGGAGTGGAATATATCTTCTTCTGATTttggataattttttttgtaggtTGAAAAGGTACAAGAATTTCAAGGATGGCCTTTCAAGAATTCTTGTGGCAACAGATTTAGTAGGCAGGGGAATTGACATTGAGCGTGTTAACATTGTTATCAACTATGACATGCCAGATTCTGCTGATACCTACCTTCACAGGGTATTTGTTTTGCTCTTTAGTACTTGGAACTTTAACTTTCTTGTCGGTATGTCATTTTTCTTT contains:
- the LOC126798785 gene encoding LOW QUALITY PROTEIN: DEAD-box ATP-dependent RNA helicase 15-like (The sequence of the model RefSeq protein was modified relative to this genomic sequence to represent the inferred CDS: substituted 2 bases at 2 genomic stop codons), whose product is MGEIRDNDGYEEELVDYEEEDQNAPNSLSAKPNGESAKKGYVGIHSSGFRDFLLKPELLRAIVDSGFEHPSEVQHECIPQAILGMDVLCQAKSGMGKTAVFVLSTLQQIDPVPGQVAALILCHTRELAYQICHEFQRFSTYLPDLKAAVFYGGVNMKVHRDLLKNEXPHIVVGTPGRVLALARDKDLGLKNVRHFILDECDKMLESLDMRRDLQEIFKLTPHDKXVMMFSATLSKEIRPVCKKFMQDPMEIYVDDEAKLTLHGLVQHYIKLSESEKNRKLTDLLDALDFNQVVIFVKSVNRAAELNKLLADCNFLSICIHSGMTQEERLKRYKNFKDGLSRILVATDLVGRGIDIERVNIVINYDMPDSADTYLHRVGRAGRFGTKGLAITFVASAADSDVLNQVQSRFEVDIKELPEQIDTSTYMQV